A region of the Paracoccus pantotrophus genome:
AGGCGATGCTGAACGTCCCGCGCGAGCAGTTCGTCCCCGAATCGCGCCGGGACGTGGCCTATGCCGGCAACAATATCGACCTTGCCCCCGGCCGCGTCCTGCTGGAGCCGCGGACGCTGGGCAAGATGATGGATGTGCTGAACCTGCAAAACGGCGACCTGGTGCTGGATGTCGGTTGCGGCTACGGCTATTCCGCCGCCGTCATGGCCCGCATCGCCGAGGCCGTCGTCGCGCTGGAAGAGGACGCCGCGATGGCTGCCGAGGCGGAAAGCCGGCTGGCGGCGCAGGACGTGTTCAACGTCGCCGTGGTCCAGGGCGCGCTTTCCGAGGGCTGCGCCGGCCAGGCCCCCTATGACGCCATCCTGATCGAGGGTGCGGTCGAGCAGGTGCCCCAGGCGCTGGCCGAACAGCTGCGCGAGGGCGGCCGCATCGTCGCCATGTTCCGCGAGGGCAATCTGGGCACCGTCCGCATCGGCCACAAGCTGGACGGGCGGTTGAACTGGCGCTTTGCCTTCAATGCCGTCGCCCCGCTGCTGCCGGGCTTTGCGCGTCCGCGGGGTTTTGTCTTGTGATTCCGACAGGAAAGGCCATGGCATGTTTCGCAAAACGCTGAGAACTCTGCGGCCTCCGCTGATCGCAGCCCTGCTTGCGGGCGCGACGACCGCCCCGGCCGGGGCCGAATCGCTGGCCGATGCCATGGTCGCAGCCTATCGCCACTCGGCGCTGCTGGAGCAGAACCGCGCCGTGCTGCGCGCCGCGGACGAGGACGCGGCCACCGCCCTGGCCCAGCTGCGCCCGGTCGTGCAATGGATCGCCGAACACAGTTTCCAGAAGATCAACGGCCTGGCCATCGGCCGCTCGACCGGCATCGGGCTGCAGGCCCAGATCACGCTTTACGACTGGGGCCGCAACGCTATCGCCATCGACGCGGCCAAGGAGACCGTGCTGGCCACCCGCGCCGCGCTGGTCGGCGTGGAACAGGACGTGCTGCTGGGCGCGGTCCAGGCCTATCTGGACGTGCGCAGCGCGACCGAACAGGTTGATCTGCAAGCCAATTCCGTGCGGGTGATCGGTCAGGAGCAGCAGGCCGCCTCGGATCGTTTCGAGGTGGGCGAGATCACCCAGACCGACGTGTCGCAGGCCGATGCCGCCCTGGCCGCGGCGCGTGCCAGCCTGGCGGCCGCACGCGGCAATCTGGAGGTCGCGCGCGAGGCCTATCGCGCCGCGACCGGCCGGGCGCCGGGCCAGTTGGCGCCGCCGCCGCCCACGCCGGCGCTGCCCGCCTCGCTCGAGGCGGCGCGGCAGATCGGCCAGCGCAGCCATCCGGCGATCCTGCAGGCGCAGCGCCTGGCCGCCGCTGCCGAACTGGGCGTCGCTGCCGCTGCCGCCGCGCGCAATCCGACGCTGACCGGCCAGGCCAGCATCGGCCGGTCGAAGGAATTGTCGATCCAGGGGCAGGAATCGACCCGCAACACGCTGGGCGCTTCGCTCAGCCTGTCGCAGACGATCTATTCCGGCGGCCGACTGCCCTCGGCGCATCGCAAGGCCATGGCGCAGCGCGACCAGGCGCGGGCCGGGCTGCTTCAGGTGTCGCGCCAGGTCGATGAGGCGGTCGGCCGGTCCTGGGCAGGCATCGACGTGGCAAGGGCGCAGATCAGTGCCATCGACGAGCAGATCGTCGCCGCGCAGCAGGCCTACGAAGGCGTGCGCGAAGAGGCGACGCTGGGCGCGCGCACGACGCTGGACGTGCTGGATGCCGAGCAATTGCTGCTCGAGGCGCGGGCCAACAAAATCTCGGCCGAGGCCAATCTGCAATTAGCACATTATCAACTTCTGGCTGCTATGGGTCTGTTGACGGTGGAAAACCTGAAACTGGGGATACCGACCTATGACCCATCGGCCTATTACAATGCGGTGCAGGACGCACCCTATACCAGCAGGCAGGGCGAAAGCCTCGACCGCGTCTTGCGCGCGCTCGGCAGGGACTGACGCCGCCGCCCTCGATCCGGGGGCACATCATGCAGCATGAGGTTATGCGGCCACTGGCGCCGGGCCCCGGCTCGGACAATGTCGGCGACGTTCTGGCCTCGATCCGCCGGCTCATCGCCCAGGATGAGGCGGGCTGCCGTATCCCGGACCCGGCGCTGAACGCGCTGCCGGCCGAGGGCGAGGCGTCGCCGGCGCAGACCGCGCCGCTGCCGGCGGGCCGTCCGGCATTCCCTGCGCGAATCACCCCCTTGGTGCTGGATAGCAGCACCCTGGTCGCGGGCCAGCCTATGAAAGCTCCGCAAGCTGGCGCCCCTTCGGCATCGGAGCCGCAGGTCTTCGGCGATTGGCTGCGCATGCCGCCGGCCGAGGAATCTGCGGCGGTCGAGGCCGCGCCGGTGCGGTCAGATGCGACCGAACCCGCGCAAGCCGATGCGGGGACCACACCCGCCCCCCACCAACCCCTTGGCCCTTCGCCCGAGGCGCCGACAAGCACCATTCTGCAAATGGAGGAAACCATGCTGGAAACCATGCTGCATGCCAATGCTTCCGTGACCCCGATCAACCCGGCTGCCCAGGCACAGGCCGCTGAAGCCATGGCCCGCGACACCGGCGAGCCGCATCTTTTCGCGCCCCAGGACAAGGATGCGCAAAAGGGCACCCATCTGCGTGGCATGATCCGCGAGGCGATCCGGCAGGAGCTTCAGGGCGAGATCGGCAACCGGCTCAGCCGTAACCTGCAACAGATGATCCGGCACGAGATCGAACTGGCGTTGCGGCAGATGTGCGAACAGGACTGAACCGGCGTCGCGGCAGCGGGTTTCGGCCGCCGCGCGCCGGTCCGGGACGGGGTTCCGCTTCGTCTTGCCCTGAGCATGCGTCTCGATCCGGCCGGTTGCGAGGGATGCCCGTCGTGTTTCATTTGCCGATCGGCTTCGCGCCGCAAGCCAGGCCTGGGGGGCTTTCCCGAGGGCTGCGGGATCGGTTCAGCGCGATGCAGAGCCGTTTCAGCCCGCGCGTCGGATGGGCGGTCGCGCCCTTCGTCAGCCGGCTGTCGGTGCCGGATCGCCTTTGGCCGTCCCGGCGCGGCGACCCGGTCATCCGCCGATCGTTCGTGCCGGGCTGGTTCCGGTTGTTCGTCAATCCGCGCTCTGGCTTGCCGGGGGACAAAGCCGCACTTCGGTGCGCCATTCCGTGCAGCGCCGGTGCAGATCCTGGGGCAGGGGCTGGTCGGTGAAGACGGCGTCCAACTCGGCCAGGCTGGCGATGCGGGCCGGCGCCGGGCGGCCGATCTTGGAATGATCCGTGACCAGGAAGGCGCGGCGCGACTGGCGCAGGATGGCGCGGCTGACCCGCACCTCGGCCAGGTCGAAGTCCAGCAGGTCGCCGTCATGGTCCAGCGCCGAAGTGCCGATGACCGCGTAATCCACCTTGAACTGCTCGAAGAACTGGGTGGTGAGTTCCCCCACCAACCCCCCGTCCGAGCGGCGCAGCGTGCCGCCCGTCACCATGATCTCGCAGCCCGGATTGGCCAGCAGGATATTGGCGACATTCATGTTGTTGGTGATGACGGTGATGTTGGAATGATGGATCAGCGCGCGGGCCACCGCCTCGGTCGTGGTGCCCAGGTTCAGGATCAGGCTGCAATTGTCGGGGATCTCCGCCGCGCAGGCCGCGCCGATGGCGGCCTTGGCCTCGGCATTCATGCGCCGTCGCGCCTCGTAGCCCAGGTTGACCGCGCCGGCGCGCGGCACCGCCCCGCCATGCACGCGGTCCAGAAGGCCCGCCCCCGCCATCTCGCCCAGGTCGCGGCGGATCGTCTGCAAGGTCACGTCGAAACGCTGCGCCAGATCCTCGACCAGCACCCGGCCTTCGGCGCGGGCGAGTTCCAGGATCTCGTTCTGGCGTATGCTGAGCGCCACCGGGCTCTCCATCGGCTGGATCGCGATCACTTTATGCGATCAAGCCTCGCGCGCAAGCGTTCCTTGCGAGGCATGGAACCGGCGCCGATGTTCGGATCGCGGCGATCCGCCCGGAAACGAAAGCCGCTTGACCGACCGGATGCCGCGGTGCAGCCTGCGCATCACCCCGATGACAGCAGGCCGCCGATGACCCATATCCTTGCCATCGACCAGGGCACGACCTCGTCCCGGGCCATCGTCTTTGACGCTGGCCTGCGTCCGGTCGCCTCGGCGCAGCACGAGTTTGCGCAGCACTACCCCTCCTCGGGCTGGGTCGAGCATGACCCTTCGGACCTTTGGGTCAGCGTGGCGGGCGTGGCGCGCGCGGCGGTGGAGAAGGCCGGGATCCATGCCCGCGACATCGCCGCCATCGGCATCACCAACCAGCGCGAGACCACGCTGCTCTGGGACCGGCAGACCGGCCGGCCGCTGCACCGCGCCATCGTCTGGCAGGACCGCCGCACCGCCGATCTTTGCGCCCGGCTGAGCGCCGAGGGGCACGAGCCGATGATTGCCGCCCGCACCGGCCTGCTGCTCGATCCCTATTTCTCGGGCTCCAAGCTGAAATGGCTGCTCGACCATGTCGAGGGCGCCCGCGCCCGCGCCCGGCGCGGCGAACTGGCCTTCGGCACCGTCGACAGCTGGCTGATCTGGAACCTGACCGGTGGCAAGGTGCATGCCACCGACGCCACCAACGCTGCGCGCACGCTGCTCTACAACATCGCCGAGAACCGCTGGGACGCCGAGATCTGCGCGCTTTTCGACATTCCCATGCAGCTTCTGCCCGAGGTCAGGGATTGCGCCGCCGATTACGGCACCACGCGGGCGGACCTGTTCGGGCGCGAGATCCCGATCCTGGGGGTTGCGGGCGATCAGCAGGCGGCGACGGTGGGCCAGGCCTGTTTCGCGCCGGGCATGATGAAATCGACCTATGGCACCGGCTGTTTCGCGCTGCTGAACACCGGCGCGGACATGGTGGCCTCGACGAACCGCCTGCTGACCACCATCGCCTATCGGCTGGGGGGGCGGACGACCTATGCGCTGGAGGGGTCGATCTTCATCGCCGGTGCGGTGGTGCAATGGCTGCGCGACGGGCTGGGGCTGATCGGTCGGGCATCCGAGACGCAGGCGCTGGCCGAGGCGGCGGATCCGGGCCAGGATCTGGTCCTGGTGCCGGCCTTCACCGGGCTTGGGGCACCCTATTGGCGGCCGGATTGCCGCGGTGCAATCTTCGGGTTGACGCGGGCCTCGGGCCCGGCCGAGCTGGCGCGGGCGGCGCTGGAGAGCGTGGGTTTCCAGACCCGCGACCTGTGGGAGGCGATGCGGGCGGATTGGCCGGCTGCGGCGCGGGGCGTGCTGCGGGTGGATGGCGGCATGGCGGCGAGCGGCTGGACCATGCAGTTCCTGGCCGACATTCTGGGCGCGCCGGTGGATCGCCCGGCGGTGACCGAGACGACGGCGCTTGGCGCGGGCTACCTGGCGGGGTTGCAGGCGGGCCTGTGCCCGCCGCCCGAGGATTTCGCCCGCGCCTGGTCGCTGGAGCGCCGCTTCGAACCCGCCATGCCCGATGCCGACCGCGAGGCCCGATACGCAAGGTGGAAAACCGCCGTCGCCGCAACGATGGGGGTGGTATGACCGCGTTTTCCTTTGCCCTGCCGGGCCGGGTGGTCTTTGGCCGCGGCGAGGCGCAGAGGGCGCCGGCGCTGATCCGCGCCCATGGCCCGCGCGGCGTGCTGGTGCATGGCGCGAACCCGGCCCGCGCCGCCTGGCTGCTCGACGCGCTGCGCGCCGAGGGCGCCGAGGTCATGGCCGTGACCTGCGGGGCCGAGCCGACCCTGCCCATGCTGGAGGCGGCGCTGGATCAGGCCAGGGGCTTCGGCGCCGATTGGGTCGCGGCGCTGGGCGGCGGCGCGGCGCTGGACC
Encoded here:
- a CDS encoding TolC family outer membrane protein, with amino-acid sequence MFRKTLRTLRPPLIAALLAGATTAPAGAESLADAMVAAYRHSALLEQNRAVLRAADEDAATALAQLRPVVQWIAEHSFQKINGLAIGRSTGIGLQAQITLYDWGRNAIAIDAAKETVLATRAALVGVEQDVLLGAVQAYLDVRSATEQVDLQANSVRVIGQEQQAASDRFEVGEITQTDVSQADAALAAARASLAAARGNLEVAREAYRAATGRAPGQLAPPPPTPALPASLEAARQIGQRSHPAILQAQRLAAAAELGVAAAAAARNPTLTGQASIGRSKELSIQGQESTRNTLGASLSLSQTIYSGGRLPSAHRKAMAQRDQARAGLLQVSRQVDEAVGRSWAGIDVARAQISAIDEQIVAAQQAYEGVREEATLGARTTLDVLDAEQLLLEARANKISAEANLQLAHYQLLAAMGLLTVENLKLGIPTYDPSAYYNAVQDAPYTSRQGESLDRVLRALGRD
- the glpK gene encoding glycerol kinase GlpK; this translates as MTHILAIDQGTTSSRAIVFDAGLRPVASAQHEFAQHYPSSGWVEHDPSDLWVSVAGVARAAVEKAGIHARDIAAIGITNQRETTLLWDRQTGRPLHRAIVWQDRRTADLCARLSAEGHEPMIAARTGLLLDPYFSGSKLKWLLDHVEGARARARRGELAFGTVDSWLIWNLTGGKVHATDATNAARTLLYNIAENRWDAEICALFDIPMQLLPEVRDCAADYGTTRADLFGREIPILGVAGDQQAATVGQACFAPGMMKSTYGTGCFALLNTGADMVASTNRLLTTIAYRLGGRTTYALEGSIFIAGAVVQWLRDGLGLIGRASETQALAEAADPGQDLVLVPAFTGLGAPYWRPDCRGAIFGLTRASGPAELARAALESVGFQTRDLWEAMRADWPAAARGVLRVDGGMAASGWTMQFLADILGAPVDRPAVTETTALGAGYLAGLQAGLCPPPEDFARAWSLERRFEPAMPDADREARYARWKTAVAATMGVV
- a CDS encoding protein-L-isoaspartate O-methyltransferase family protein, coding for MTDFAQRRTMMVDTQVRPNEVTSYPVIEAMLNVPREQFVPESRRDVAYAGNNIDLAPGRVLLEPRTLGKMMDVLNLQNGDLVLDVGCGYGYSAAVMARIAEAVVALEEDAAMAAEAESRLAAQDVFNVAVVQGALSEGCAGQAPYDAILIEGAVEQVPQALAEQLREGGRIVAMFREGNLGTVRIGHKLDGRLNWRFAFNAVAPLLPGFARPRGFVL
- a CDS encoding DeoR/GlpR family DNA-binding transcription regulator codes for the protein MALSIRQNEILELARAEGRVLVEDLAQRFDVTLQTIRRDLGEMAGAGLLDRVHGGAVPRAGAVNLGYEARRRMNAEAKAAIGAACAAEIPDNCSLILNLGTTTEAVARALIHHSNITVITNNMNVANILLANPGCEIMVTGGTLRRSDGGLVGELTTQFFEQFKVDYAVIGTSALDHDGDLLDFDLAEVRVSRAILRQSRRAFLVTDHSKIGRPAPARIASLAELDAVFTDQPLPQDLHRRCTEWRTEVRLCPPASQSAD